In one Curtobacterium citreum genomic region, the following are encoded:
- a CDS encoding LysR family transcriptional regulator has protein sequence MARVSNDITLQQLRYFIEVATEGSITAAADLLYVSQPTMSAAMKDLETRIGRPLFTRSARGVVLTVDGVEFLGYARQVVEQVSLLEQRYVGRQASRRLLGVSAQHYSFAVEAFVRMVEAAAADEYEFSLRETRTWDIIEDVRTLRSEVGILYRNDFNRQVLGKLMRDAGVVFTPLFVAQPHIFVARRNPLASRERATLEDLADLPRLTFDQGANNSFYLAEEILSTMSSKREIRVSDRATIFNLMIGLGGYTISTGLISDDLDPEIVAIPLDVDERIEIGWIAHASVPLTVQAQAYLDELRAVVVSYGVEPLG, from the coding sequence ATGGCCCGCGTGTCGAACGACATCACCCTGCAGCAGCTCCGGTACTTCATCGAGGTCGCGACGGAGGGGTCGATCACCGCCGCGGCCGACCTGCTCTACGTCTCGCAGCCGACGATGTCCGCGGCGATGAAGGACCTGGAGACCCGGATCGGCCGCCCGCTCTTCACCCGGTCGGCCCGAGGGGTCGTGCTCACCGTCGACGGGGTCGAGTTCCTCGGGTACGCCCGGCAGGTCGTCGAGCAGGTCTCCCTGCTCGAGCAGCGCTACGTCGGGCGGCAGGCCTCGCGGCGGCTGCTCGGCGTCTCCGCGCAGCACTACTCCTTCGCGGTGGAGGCCTTCGTCCGCATGGTCGAGGCGGCGGCCGCGGACGAGTACGAGTTCTCGCTCCGGGAGACCCGCACGTGGGACATCATCGAGGACGTCCGCACCCTGCGCAGCGAGGTCGGCATCCTGTACCGCAACGACTTCAACCGGCAGGTGCTCGGGAAGCTCATGCGCGACGCCGGGGTGGTCTTCACGCCGCTGTTCGTGGCGCAGCCGCACATCTTCGTGGCCAGACGGAACCCGCTGGCGTCGCGGGAGCGGGCGACGCTCGAGGACCTGGCCGACCTGCCCCGGCTGACGTTCGACCAGGGCGCGAACAACTCCTTCTACCTGGCCGAGGAGATCCTGTCGACGATGTCGAGCAAGCGGGAGATCCGGGTGTCGGACCGGGCGACGATCTTCAATCTGATGATCGGTCTCGGCGGGTACACGATCTCGACGGGGCTGATCAGCGACGACCTGGACCCGGAGATCGTCGCCATCCCGCTCGACGTCGACGAGCGCATCGAGATCGGTTGGATCGCGCACGCGTCGGTGCCGCTCACGGTGCAGGCGCAGGCGTACCTGGATGAGCTGCGTGCGGTGGTCGTCAGCTACGGGGTCGAGCCGCTGGGCTGA
- a CDS encoding putative oxygenase MesX, with translation MANDLTFRITRTRFDEDYSPADSSRLTTNFANLARGEHRQQNLRNALGMIDERANDLAAPSAAATSASAAATSASHASSASPAGVTRRYAVELDIVSVTAEFDDGATDVAFPLLEMLDVTIVDQHTGERHHGILGNNFSSYLRDYDFSVLLPTLDKSAGIPADFGLLHGRLFQRFLESDAFRSEFDQEPVVCISVSTSQTYRQTATVHPVLGAEYAHEHSSLTDDYFGRMGMQVRYFMPPGGKAPLAFYTRGDLLHDYSDLQLIGTIATMETFQKIYRPEIYNADVVAPATYRPTLEHTDFAVPPVTYDREERSRLGVTQGRWTEEHLVKPHRELLARLAADTAVPTR, from the coding sequence ATGGCGAACGACCTGACCTTCCGGATCACCCGGACCCGCTTCGACGAGGACTACTCCCCCGCCGACAGCTCCCGGCTGACCACGAACTTCGCCAACCTGGCGCGCGGTGAGCACCGCCAGCAGAACCTCCGGAACGCGCTCGGCATGATCGACGAGCGGGCGAACGACCTGGCCGCGCCGTCGGCGGCGGCGACGTCGGCGTCGGCGGCGGCGACGTCGGCTTCGCACGCGTCGTCGGCGTCGCCTGCTGGTGTCACGCGTCGCTACGCGGTCGAGCTCGACATCGTCTCGGTCACCGCCGAGTTCGACGACGGAGCGACGGACGTGGCGTTCCCGCTGCTCGAGATGCTCGACGTCACGATCGTCGACCAGCACACCGGCGAGCGCCACCACGGCATCCTCGGCAACAACTTCTCGTCGTACCTGCGCGACTACGACTTCTCCGTGCTGCTGCCGACGCTCGACAAGTCCGCCGGGATTCCCGCCGACTTCGGGCTGCTGCACGGCCGACTGTTCCAGCGCTTCCTGGAGTCGGACGCCTTCCGGTCCGAGTTCGACCAGGAGCCCGTCGTCTGCATCAGCGTCTCCACGAGCCAGACCTACCGCCAGACCGCGACGGTCCACCCCGTGCTCGGCGCCGAGTACGCGCACGAGCACTCCTCGCTGACCGACGACTACTTCGGCCGGATGGGCATGCAGGTCCGCTACTTCATGCCCCCGGGTGGCAAGGCCCCGCTCGCGTTCTACACGCGCGGCGACCTGCTGCACGACTACTCGGACCTGCAGCTCATCGGCACGATCGCGACGATGGAGACGTTCCAGAAGATCTACCGCCCGGAGATCTACAACGCGGACGTCGTCGCCCCGGCCACCTACCGCCCGACCCTGGAGCACACCGACTTCGCCGTGCCGCCCGTCACCTACGACCGCGAGGAGCGGAGCCGCCTCGGCGTCACCCAGGGCCGCTGGACCGAGGAGCACCTGGTCAAGCCACACCGCGAACTCCTGGCACGTCTCGCCGCCGACACCGCCGTCCCGACCCGTTGA
- a CDS encoding methionine synthase, which produces MSTLLPTAIVGSLPKPSWLAEPERLWSPWQLEGDALTEGKQDALRSAVHEQERRGIDIVSDGEQTRQHFVTTFIEHLDGIDQERKETVRIRDRYDAAVPTVVGAVSRPESVFVEDAKFLRAQTDRPIKWALPGPMTMIDTLSDQHYKSREKLAWEFATILNQEARELQDAGVDVIQFDEPAFTVFHDEVQDWGVAALERAAEGLHAETAVHICYGYGIEANNKWKETLGAEWRQYEQSFPLLQQSSIDIVSLECIHSHVPLELVELIRGKKVMLGAVDVATETVETPDEVAEALRRALEFVDADKLIPSSNCGMAPLVRGAALGKLSALSAGADILRAELANVAVSAGR; this is translated from the coding sequence ATGAGCACCCTCCTCCCCACCGCCATCGTCGGCAGCCTGCCGAAGCCGTCCTGGCTCGCCGAGCCCGAGCGACTCTGGTCCCCCTGGCAGCTCGAGGGCGACGCGCTGACCGAGGGCAAGCAGGACGCCCTCCGCTCCGCCGTCCACGAGCAGGAGCGCCGAGGCATCGACATCGTCAGCGACGGTGAGCAGACCCGCCAGCACTTCGTCACCACGTTCATCGAGCACCTGGACGGCATCGACCAGGAGCGCAAGGAGACCGTCCGTATCCGCGACCGGTACGACGCCGCCGTGCCGACCGTCGTCGGCGCGGTCAGCCGTCCGGAGTCGGTCTTCGTCGAGGACGCGAAGTTCCTCCGCGCGCAGACCGACCGGCCGATCAAGTGGGCGCTCCCCGGCCCGATGACGATGATCGACACCCTGTCGGACCAGCACTACAAGAGCCGCGAGAAGCTCGCGTGGGAGTTCGCCACGATCCTCAACCAGGAGGCCCGCGAGCTCCAGGACGCCGGCGTCGACGTCATCCAGTTCGACGAGCCCGCCTTCACCGTCTTCCACGACGAGGTGCAGGACTGGGGCGTCGCCGCACTCGAACGCGCTGCCGAGGGGCTGCACGCCGAGACCGCCGTGCACATCTGCTACGGCTACGGCATCGAGGCGAACAACAAGTGGAAGGAGACCCTCGGCGCCGAGTGGCGGCAGTACGAGCAGTCCTTCCCGCTCCTGCAGCAGTCCTCGATCGACATCGTCTCGCTCGAGTGCATCCACTCCCACGTCCCCCTCGAACTCGTCGAGCTGATCCGCGGCAAGAAGGTCATGCTCGGCGCGGTCGACGTCGCCACCGAGACCGTCGAGACCCCGGACGAGGTCGCCGAGGCGCTCCGCCGGGCGCTCGAGTTCGTCGACGCGGACAAGCTCATCCCGAGCTCGAACTGCGGGATGGCGCCGCTGGTGCGGGGTGCGGCACTCGGCAAGCTCAGTGCGCTGTCCGCTGGTGCGGACATCCTGCGGGCCGAGTTGGCCAACGTCGCGGTGTCGGCCGGGCGGTAG